One Solanum lycopersicum chromosome 4, SLM_r2.1 DNA window includes the following coding sequences:
- the LOC101267106 gene encoding uncharacterized protein isoform X1 — translation MSWLRSAMNKAVEVGNSNLTRTVRNYADSVGHAVAEGAKILQDRIGNRNFKSFKQTVQRLEEASISCKGPERVQLMKRWLAALKAIDNMSEVSVEDKEKNNEQQHPSEEVRKQPLVLYYDSEMGGEPLNFRDVFLYSKGLEGMVICMILEAPNEEEISLLLELFELCLTGGKAVHSAIISSIQDLSNAFSNYQDEVLVKREELLQFAESAITGLKSNADLGRIDAEVSTLNKQLDEIKAVKDASGDHETISKETAASIEALKVALAHIRVCSRLEGLLLKKKSLKYGDSPEVHSQKVDKLKLLSESLVRSANKAEKEISDDRIQKEEALKFRVAKTSEVGEIEKELAAEISALEKQRNEIEAQLKQVNISLAAASARLHNAREERDQFYDANDQIVAHLKTREGELSKTIGSCRVEEHVVSSWIKFLEDAWVLQSSYTETKDKEAKVELEKHEDYFVNLVLQLLSDYEKELRPSIDRIRKYVENLKSLGEGSSAKEAGLSSGESKALSPRKSLELEYLDYEAKIITTFSVVDNMMEQFYAQHGKVSRKDDPKIKGLFENIEKLREEFESIERPELEMEIPDAPTQEGDASSHNIPDENKSDPARKATEAPETGTNEENKPPSTKAENVSNAAPNKVPENVSSSARKTIEAPTAGAKEEKKPAATSAEQMYEAELAKLESESGNINQDFTAEEIGGWEFDELENELNSGTRAIPEKR, via the exons GGGAATAGGAACTTCAAAAGCTTTAAACAGACGGTGCAAAGATTGGAAGAAGCTTCTATTTCCTGCAAGGGACCAGAGAGAGTTCAGTTAATGAAAAGGTGGTTAGCTGCACTTAAAGCAATTGATAACATGTCAGAGGTTTCTGTTGAAGATAAAGAGAAGAACAATGAGCAGCAGCATCCTTCCGAGGAAGTAAGAAAACAACCACTG GTTCTCTATTATGATTCTGAGATGGGCGGTGAGCCACTGAACTTTCGCGATGTCTTTCTCTATAGTAAAGGTTTGGAGGGCATGGTGATATGTATG ATTCTTGAAGCGCCAAACGAAGAGGAAATCTCTCTCCTTCTTGAATTATTTGA ACTCTGTCTCACAGGGGGAAAAGCGGTTCACAGTGCAATAATCAGCAGCATCCAAGATTTGTCAAATGCTTTCTCAAACTACCAAGACGAAGTATTG GTAAAACGTGAGGAGCTATTGCAGTTCGCAGAAAGTGCCATCACAGGGTTGAAATCTAATGCAGATCTCGGAAG AATTGATGCCGAAGTCTCTACATTGAATAAAcaacttgatgaaataaaagcaGTAAAGGACGCAAGTGGGGATCATGAAACAATATCCAAAGAGACTGCGGCTTCAATAGAG GCACTGAAAGTAGCACTTGCTCATATTCGGGTCTGTTCCAGATTAGAAGGGCTTCTACTGAAGAAAAAATCTCTTAAATACGGGGACTCTCCGGAAGTCCATTCTCAAAAG GTTGATAAGTTGAAACTCCTATCCGAATCTCTTGTTAGATCCGCCAACAAAGCTGAAAAGGAGATCTCAGATGACAG AATTCAGAAAGAGGAGGCACTAAAATTTCGTGTTGCCAAGACCAGTGAAGTGGGTGAAATAGAAAAG GAATTAGCAGCTGAGATCTCAGCTCTTGAGAAACAAAGGAATGAAATTGAAGCTCAACTGAAGCAG GTCAATATCTCCTTGGCAGCAGCTAGTGCACGCCTTCATAATGCCCGAGAAGAGAGGGACCAATTCTATGACGCTAATGATCAGATTGTTGCTCATTTAAAAACTAGa GAAGGCGAGCTATCTAAGACCATTGGCTCATGTAGAGTGGAAGAACACGTCGTTAGTTCATGGATCAAATTTTTGGAGGATGCTTGGGTTCTTCAGTCTTCCTATACAGAGACCAAAGACAAGGAGGCCAA AGTTGAATTGGAAAAGCATGAGGATTATTTTGTGAACTTGGTCTTGCAACTTCTCTCTGATTACGAG AAAGAGTTGAGGCCTTCAATTGACCGTATTAGAAAATATGTGGAAAATTTGAAGAGTTTAGGTGAAGG CAGCTCAGCAAAAGAAGCTGGTCTGTCTTCCGGTGAATCAAAAGCATTGAGCCCTAGGAAAAGTCTGGAGTTGGAGTACCTGGACTATGAAGCCAAG ATTATAACCACCTTTAGCGTAGTCGACAACATGATGGAGCAGTTCTATGCTCAACACGGGAAAGTATCCAG GAAAGATGATCCAAAGATTAAAGGGCTGTTTGAGAACATTGAAAAATTACGAGAAGAATTTGAATCTATTGAGAGACCGGAACTGGAAATGGAGATCCCGGATGCCCCCACCCAAGAGGGAGATGCTTCATCTCATAAtattcctgatgaaaataaatcaGATCCCGCAAGGAAGGCAACAGAAGCCCCTGAAACTGGGACGAATGAGGAAAACAAACCACCTTCTACCAAAGCAGAGAATGTGTCTAACGCTGCACCCAATAAAGTGCCGGAGAATGTATCAAGTTCTGCGAGGAAGACAATAGAAGCCCCCACAGCTGGTGcaaaggaggaaaagaaacCAGCAGCTACGAGTGCTGAGCAAATGTATGAAGCAGAGTTGGCGAAATTGGAATCCGAGTCTGGAAACATTAACCAGGATTTCACTGCAGAAGAGATTGGTGGCTGGGAATTTGATGAACtggaaaatgaattaaattctGGGACTCGCGCAATCCCTGAAAAGAGATAG
- the LOC101267106 gene encoding uncharacterized protein isoform X2, protein MSWLRSAMNKAVEVGNSNLTRTVRNYADSVGHAVAEGAKILQDRIGNRNFKSFKQTVQRLEEASISCKGPERVQLMKRWLAALKAIDNMSEVSVEDKEKNNEQQHPSEEVRKQPLVLYYDSEMGGEPLNFRDVFLYSKGLEGMVICMILEAPNEEEISLLLELFELCLTGGKAVHSAIISSIQDLSNAFSNYQDEVLVKREELLQFAESAITGLKSNADLGRIDAEVSTLNKQLDEIKAVKDASGDHETISKETAASIEALKVALAHIRVCSRLEGLLLKKKSLKYGDSPEVHSQKVDKLKLLSESLVRSANKAEKEISDDRIQKEEALKFRVAKTSEVGEIEKELAAEISALEKQRNEIEAQLKQVNISLAAASARLHNAREERDQFYDANDQIVAHLKTREGELSKTIGSCRVEEHVVSSWIKFLEDAWVLQSSYTETKDKEAKVELEKHEDYFVNLVLQLLSDYEKELRPSIDRIRKYVENLKSLGEGSAKEAGLSSGESKALSPRKSLELEYLDYEAKIITTFSVVDNMMEQFYAQHGKVSRKDDPKIKGLFENIEKLREEFESIERPELEMEIPDAPTQEGDASSHNIPDENKSDPARKATEAPETGTNEENKPPSTKAENVSNAAPNKVPENVSSSARKTIEAPTAGAKEEKKPAATSAEQMYEAELAKLESESGNINQDFTAEEIGGWEFDELENELNSGTRAIPEKR, encoded by the exons GGGAATAGGAACTTCAAAAGCTTTAAACAGACGGTGCAAAGATTGGAAGAAGCTTCTATTTCCTGCAAGGGACCAGAGAGAGTTCAGTTAATGAAAAGGTGGTTAGCTGCACTTAAAGCAATTGATAACATGTCAGAGGTTTCTGTTGAAGATAAAGAGAAGAACAATGAGCAGCAGCATCCTTCCGAGGAAGTAAGAAAACAACCACTG GTTCTCTATTATGATTCTGAGATGGGCGGTGAGCCACTGAACTTTCGCGATGTCTTTCTCTATAGTAAAGGTTTGGAGGGCATGGTGATATGTATG ATTCTTGAAGCGCCAAACGAAGAGGAAATCTCTCTCCTTCTTGAATTATTTGA ACTCTGTCTCACAGGGGGAAAAGCGGTTCACAGTGCAATAATCAGCAGCATCCAAGATTTGTCAAATGCTTTCTCAAACTACCAAGACGAAGTATTG GTAAAACGTGAGGAGCTATTGCAGTTCGCAGAAAGTGCCATCACAGGGTTGAAATCTAATGCAGATCTCGGAAG AATTGATGCCGAAGTCTCTACATTGAATAAAcaacttgatgaaataaaagcaGTAAAGGACGCAAGTGGGGATCATGAAACAATATCCAAAGAGACTGCGGCTTCAATAGAG GCACTGAAAGTAGCACTTGCTCATATTCGGGTCTGTTCCAGATTAGAAGGGCTTCTACTGAAGAAAAAATCTCTTAAATACGGGGACTCTCCGGAAGTCCATTCTCAAAAG GTTGATAAGTTGAAACTCCTATCCGAATCTCTTGTTAGATCCGCCAACAAAGCTGAAAAGGAGATCTCAGATGACAG AATTCAGAAAGAGGAGGCACTAAAATTTCGTGTTGCCAAGACCAGTGAAGTGGGTGAAATAGAAAAG GAATTAGCAGCTGAGATCTCAGCTCTTGAGAAACAAAGGAATGAAATTGAAGCTCAACTGAAGCAG GTCAATATCTCCTTGGCAGCAGCTAGTGCACGCCTTCATAATGCCCGAGAAGAGAGGGACCAATTCTATGACGCTAATGATCAGATTGTTGCTCATTTAAAAACTAGa GAAGGCGAGCTATCTAAGACCATTGGCTCATGTAGAGTGGAAGAACACGTCGTTAGTTCATGGATCAAATTTTTGGAGGATGCTTGGGTTCTTCAGTCTTCCTATACAGAGACCAAAGACAAGGAGGCCAA AGTTGAATTGGAAAAGCATGAGGATTATTTTGTGAACTTGGTCTTGCAACTTCTCTCTGATTACGAG AAAGAGTTGAGGCCTTCAATTGACCGTATTAGAAAATATGTGGAAAATTTGAAGAGTTTAGGTGAAGG CTCAGCAAAAGAAGCTGGTCTGTCTTCCGGTGAATCAAAAGCATTGAGCCCTAGGAAAAGTCTGGAGTTGGAGTACCTGGACTATGAAGCCAAG ATTATAACCACCTTTAGCGTAGTCGACAACATGATGGAGCAGTTCTATGCTCAACACGGGAAAGTATCCAG GAAAGATGATCCAAAGATTAAAGGGCTGTTTGAGAACATTGAAAAATTACGAGAAGAATTTGAATCTATTGAGAGACCGGAACTGGAAATGGAGATCCCGGATGCCCCCACCCAAGAGGGAGATGCTTCATCTCATAAtattcctgatgaaaataaatcaGATCCCGCAAGGAAGGCAACAGAAGCCCCTGAAACTGGGACGAATGAGGAAAACAAACCACCTTCTACCAAAGCAGAGAATGTGTCTAACGCTGCACCCAATAAAGTGCCGGAGAATGTATCAAGTTCTGCGAGGAAGACAATAGAAGCCCCCACAGCTGGTGcaaaggaggaaaagaaacCAGCAGCTACGAGTGCTGAGCAAATGTATGAAGCAGAGTTGGCGAAATTGGAATCCGAGTCTGGAAACATTAACCAGGATTTCACTGCAGAAGAGATTGGTGGCTGGGAATTTGATGAACtggaaaatgaattaaattctGGGACTCGCGCAATCCCTGAAAAGAGATAG